The following proteins are encoded in a genomic region of Catharus ustulatus isolate bCatUst1 chromosome 4, bCatUst1.pri.v2, whole genome shotgun sequence:
- the LOC116996038 gene encoding histone H1.11L-like yields MSETAPAPAAEAAPAAAPAPAPAKAPAAKAAAKKPKKAASGSKARKPAGPSVTELITKAVSASKERKGLSLAALKKALAAGGYDVEKNNSRIKLGLKSLVSKGTLVQTKGTGASGSFRLNKKPGEVKEKAPRKKTATAKPKKPAAKKPASAAKKPKKVVTAKSPKKAKKPAAKKVAKSPKKAAKTTKPKKVAAAPKSPAKAKVLKPKAAKPKAAKAKVAKAKKAAPKKK; encoded by the coding sequence ATGTCGGAGACcgcgcccgcccccgccgctgaggcagcgcccgccgccgcgccggCCCCCGCTCCGGCCAAAGCTCCTGCCGCCAAGGCCGCTGCCAAGAAGCCGAAGAAGGCGGCGAGCGGCTCCAAAGCCCGCAAGCCCGCGGGGCCCAGCGTCACCGAGCTGATCACCAAGGCCGTGTCCGCCTCCAAGGAGCGCAAGGGGCTCTCGCTCGCCGCGCTCAAGAAGGCGCTGGCCGCCGGCGGCTACGATGTGGAGAAGAACAACAGCCGCATCAAGCTGGGGCTCAAGAGCCTCGTCAGCAAGGGCACCTTGGTGCAGACCAAGGGCACCGGCGCCTCTGGCTCTTTTCGTCTTAACAAGAAACCGGGAGAAGTCAAGGAAAAGGCTCCCAGGAAGAAAACTGCAACAGCCAAACCTAAGAAGCCGGCGGCCAAGAAGCCCGCCAGCGCCGCCAAGAAGCCCAAGAAAGTTGTGACAGCGAAGAGCCCCAAGAAGGCAAAGAAGCCAGCGGCCAAGAAAGTAGCCAAAAGCCCGAAGAAAGCCGCAAAGACTACCAAGCCCAAGAAAGTGGCGGCAGCACCGAAGAGCCCAGCTAAGGCAAAGGTGTTAAAACCCAAAGCAGCCAAGCCTAAAGCCGCAAAGGCAAAAGTGGCCAAGGCAAAGAAGGCAGCGCCCAAGAAGAAGTAA
- the LOC116996098 gene encoding histone H2A-IV, with product MSGRGKQGGKARAKAKSRSSRAGLQFPVGRVHRLLRKGNYAERVGAGAPVYLAAVLEYLTAEILELAGNAARDNKKTRIIPRHLQLAIRNDEELNKLLGKVTIAQGGVLPNIQAVLLPKKTDSHKAKAK from the coding sequence ATGTCCGGGCGCGGAAAGCAGGGCGGGAAGGCGCGCGCCAAGGCCAAGTCGCGCTCGTCGCGGGCCGGGCTGCAGTTCCCCGTGGGCCGCGTGCACCGGCTGCTGCGCAAGGGCAACTACGCGGAGCGCGTGGGCGCCGGCGCCCCGGTGTACCTGGCGGCCGTGCTGGAGTACCTGACGGCCGAGATCCTGGAGCTGGCGGGCAACGCGGCCCGCGACAACAAGAAGACGCGCATCATCCCCCGCCACCTGCAGCTCGCTATCCGCAACGACGAGGAGCTCAACAAGCTGCTGGGCAAGGTGACGATCGCGCAGGGCGGCGTACTGCCCAAcatccaggctgtgctgctgcccaagAAGACCGACAGCCACAAGGCTAAAGCCAAGTGA
- the LOC116996100 gene encoding histone H2B 1/2/3/4/6: protein MPEPAKSAPAPKKGSKKAVTKTQKKGDKKRKKSRKESYSIYVYKVLKQVHPDTGISSKAMGIMNSFVNDIFERIAGEASRLAHYNKRSTITSREIQTAVRLLLPGELAKHAVSEGTKAVTKYTSSK from the coding sequence ATGCCCGAGCCGGCCAAGTCCGCCCCTGCGCCCAAGAAGGGCTCCAAGAAGGCAGTGACCAAGACTCAGAAGAAAGGCGACAAGAAGCGCAAGAAGAGCCGTAAGGAGAGTTACTCCATCTACGTTTACAAGGTGCTGAAGCAGGTGCATCCCGACACAGGCATCTCGTCCAAGGCCATGGGCATCATGAACTCCTTCGTCAACGACATCTTCGAGCGCATCGCCGGCGAGGCGTCGCGCCTGGCGCATTATAACAAGCGCTCCACCATCACGTCGCGGGAGATCCAGACGGCcgtgcggctgctgctgcccggcGAGCTGGCCAAGCACGCCGTGTCCGAGGGCACCAAGGCTGTCACCAAGTACACCAGCTCCAAGTAG
- the LOC116996053 gene encoding histone H3, which produces MARTKQTARKSTGGKAPRKQLATKAARKSAPATGGVKKPHRYRPGTVALREIRRYQKSTELLIRKLPFQRLVREIAQDFKTDLRFQSSAVMALQEASEAYLVGLFEDTNLCAIHAKRVTIMPKDIQLARRIRGERA; this is translated from the coding sequence ATGGCGCGCACGAAGCAGACAGCGCGTAAATCCACGGGCGGGAAGGCGCCCCGCAAGCAGCTGGCTACCAAGGCTGCCCGCAAGAGCGCGCCGGCCACGGGCGGCGTCAAGAAGCCGCACCGCTACCGGCCCGGCACGGTGGCGCTGCGCGAGATCCGGCGCTACCAGAAGTCCACGGAGCTGCTGATCCGCAAGCTGCCCTTCCAGCGCCTGGTGCGCGAGATCGCGCAGGACTTCAAGACCGACTTGCGCTTCCAGAGCTCCGCCGTGATGGCGCTGCAGGAGGCCAGCGAGGCCTACCTGGTGGGGCTCTTCGAGGACACCAACCTGTGCGCCATCCACGCCAAGCGCGTCACTATCATGCCCAAGGACATCCAGCTGGCCCGCCGCATCCGCGGGGAGCGCGCATAA
- the LOC116996075 gene encoding histone H2B 5: MPEPAKSAPAPKKGSKKAVTKTQKKGDKKRRKSRKESYSIYVYKVLKQVHPDTGISSKAMGIMNSFVNDIFERIAGEASRLAHYNKRSTITSREIQTAVRLLLPGELAKHAVSEGTKAVTKYTSSK, translated from the coding sequence ATGCCCGAGCCAGCCAAGTCCGCCCCCGCGCCCAAGAAGGGCTCCAAGAAGGCGGTGACCAAGACTCAGAAGAAAGGCGACAAGAAACGGCGTAAGAGCCGCAAGGAGAGCTACTCCATCTACGTGTACAAGGTGCTGAAGCAGGTGCACCCCGACACGGGCATCTCGTCCAAGGCCATGGGCATCATGAACTCCTTCGTCAACGACATCTTCGAGCGCATCGCCGGCGAGGCGTCGCGCCTGGCGCACTACAACAAGCGCTCCACCATCACGTCGCGGGAGATCCAGACGGCcgtgcggctgctgctgcccggcGAGCTGGCCAAGCACGCCGTGTCCGAGGGCACCAAGGCTGTCACCAAGTACACCAGCTCCAAGTAG
- the LOC116996070 gene encoding histone H2A-IV: MSGRGKQGGKARAKAKSRSSRAGLQFPVGRVHRLLRKGNYAERVGAGAPVYLAAVLEYLTAEILELAGNAARDNKKTRIIPRHLQLAIRNDEELNKLLGKVTIAQGGVLPNIQAVLLPKKTDSHKAKAK; this comes from the coding sequence ATGTCCGGGCGCGGAAAGCAGGGCGGGAAGGCGCGCGCCAAGGCCAAGTCGCGCTCGTCGCGGGCCGGGCTGCAGTTCCCCGTGGGCCGCGTGCACCGGCTGCTGCGCAAGGGCAACTACGCGGAGCGCGTGGGCGCCGGCGCCCCGGTGTACCTGGCGGCCGTGCTGGAGTACCTGACGGCCGAGATCCTGGAGCTGGCGGGCAACGCGGCCCGCGACAACAAGAAGACGCGCATCATCCCCCGCCACCTGCAGCTCGCCATCCGCAACGACGAGGAGCTCAACAAGCTGCTGGGCAAGGTGACGATCGCGCAGGGCGGCGTACTGCCCAACATCCAGGCCGTGCTGCTGCCCAAGAAGACCGACAGCCACAAGGCTAAAGCCAAGTGA
- the LOC116995683 gene encoding histone H1.10-like, translating to MAETAPAKAPAARATAKKAASGSKARRPAGPSVTELITKAVSASKERKGLSLAALKKALAAGGYDVEKNNSRIKLGLKSLVSKGTLVQTKGTGASGSFRLSKKPGEVKEKAPKKRSAAAKPKKPAAKKPASAAKKAVTAKKSPKKVKLSAKKAAKSPKKAAKTTKPKKVVAARKSPAKAKAVKPKAAKPKSVKAKAAPKK from the coding sequence ATGGCCGAGACCGCCCCGGCCAAAGCGCCCGCCGCCAGGGCCACCGCGAAGAAGGCGGCGAGCGGCTCCAAAGCCCGCAGGCCCGCGGGGCCCAGCGTCACCGAGCTGATCACCAAGGCCGTGTCCGCCTCCAAGGAGCGCAAGGGGCTCTCGCTCGCCGCGCTCAAGAAGGCGCTGGCCGCCGGCGGCTACGATGTGGAGAAGAACAACAGCCGCATCAAGCTGGGGCTCAAGAGCCTCGTCAGCAAGGGCACCCTGGTGCAGACCAAGGGCACCGGCGCCTCCGGCTCTTTCCGCCTCAGCAAGAAACCGGGAGAAGTCAAGGAAAAGGCTCCCAAGAAGAGAAGTGCTGCAGCCAAACCTAAGAAGCCGGCGGCAAAGAAGCCCGCCAGCGCCGCCAAGAAGGCGGTGACAGCAAAGAAGAGCCCCAAGAAAGTAAAGCTTTCAGCCAAGAAAGCCGCCAAGAGTCCCAAGAAAGCAGCAAAGACTACCAAGCCCAAGAAAGTGGTGGCAGCACGGAAGAGTCCGGCTAAGGCGAAGGCGGTGAAGCCCAAAGCAGCCAAGCCCAAATCAGTCAAGGCAAAGGCAGCGCCCAAGAAGTAA